From Methanobacterium congolense, one genomic window encodes:
- a CDS encoding ammonium transporter, whose translation MIPGLDSGDTAWMLISTALVILMTIPGVALFYGGLIRRENVLNTIFLSFVSFAIVSVIWFIYGYDLAFGADIWGVIGQLVNPFFGGVVESNTLSTYAPTIPTGLYAIFQMTFAAITIALISGAIVERMKFSAWLAFIPVWLTLVYLPVAHWMWGGGWLAQMGALDFAGGIVVHVNCGMAALALVLLLGARKNARLLPHHLGYSIIGTGLLWFGWFGFNAGSALGATNLAVSAMIVTNASAAVGMLAWMLMDKVKTGKPTLLGALSGAIAGLAAITPAAGYVNFTSAIVIGFVAAVCGYYAVSYIKPRLGYDDALDVFGIHGVSGIIGSIGVGIFASPLINSITTGGLLFGNAHLLGVQLLAIVVVGIYAFVMTLIIGKIIDKTIGLRVDEEHEIQGLDINLHEESGYRLS comes from the coding sequence ATGATTCCAGGTCTCGACTCTGGAGATACAGCTTGGATGCTGATATCAACAGCTCTTGTAATTTTAATGACTATACCTGGTGTGGCACTCTTTTATGGAGGCCTAATCCGGAGAGAAAACGTTTTAAATACTATATTTTTATCGTTCGTCAGCTTCGCCATTGTAAGCGTTATATGGTTCATATACGGTTACGACCTTGCATTCGGCGCTGATATATGGGGCGTGATTGGACAGCTTGTAAATCCATTCTTTGGGGGAGTTGTGGAATCAAACACTCTTTCAACCTACGCACCAACCATTCCAACAGGATTGTACGCCATATTCCAGATGACATTTGCAGCCATCACCATAGCCCTCATATCAGGTGCCATCGTTGAAAGGATGAAATTTTCAGCATGGCTCGCATTCATCCCAGTATGGTTAACACTCGTATATCTACCTGTGGCCCACTGGATGTGGGGCGGAGGATGGTTAGCTCAAATGGGTGCGCTTGACTTTGCAGGAGGTATAGTTGTACATGTTAACTGTGGTATGGCTGCCCTGGCCCTTGTACTCCTGCTTGGAGCACGTAAAAATGCCAGGCTTTTACCTCACCACCTTGGATACTCCATAATAGGTACTGGACTTTTATGGTTTGGATGGTTCGGATTCAACGCAGGCTCAGCACTTGGAGCAACTAACCTGGCTGTTTCCGCCATGATCGTTACCAACGCCTCTGCAGCGGTTGGAATGCTCGCATGGATGCTTATGGACAAGGTTAAAACAGGTAAACCAACACTTCTGGGTGCTCTTTCCGGTGCAATAGCCGGTCTTGCAGCCATAACACCTGCAGCAGGATACGTTAACTTCACATCAGCCATTGTAATAGGTTTTGTGGCTGCAGTATGTGGATACTACGCTGTTTCATACATAAAACCTCGTCTGGGCTACGACGATGCTCTGGATGTATTTGGAATACATGGAGTATCAGGTATCATTGGAAGTATTGGGGTGGGAATCTTCGCAAGCCCCCTCATAAACAGCATAACCACAGGAGGATTACTCTTTGGAAATGCACATTTACTTGGGGTTCAGCTTCTTGCAATCGTGGTTGTAGGTATCTACGCATTCGTAATGACCCTCATCATCGGTAAGATCATCGATAAAACCATTGGCCTCAGGGTTGATGAGGAGCATGAGATTCAGGGACTGGACATTAATCTACACGAGGAATCCGGTTACAGACTGTCATAA
- a CDS encoding P-II family nitrogen regulator, giving the protein MKKIVAVIRPDKLEGVKQALEEIGCSGMTVKEVKGRGIQLGITESYRGRDYKVDLLPKTEIEIVAMDEDVEAVTNKIIETAKTGNIGDGKIFVSPVEEVIRIRTGERGDKAI; this is encoded by the coding sequence ATGAAAAAAATAGTCGCAGTCATAAGGCCTGACAAACTGGAAGGTGTGAAACAGGCCCTTGAAGAAATAGGATGCTCTGGTATGACAGTTAAAGAAGTAAAAGGTCGAGGAATACAACTGGGTATAACAGAAAGTTACAGAGGCAGAGATTACAAGGTTGACCTTCTACCAAAAACAGAGATCGAAATAGTTGCAATGGATGAAGATGTTGAAGCCGTAACCAATAAAATAATAGAAACAGCAAAAACCGGCAACATTGGAGACGGTAAAATATTCGTATCTCCTGTTGAGGAAGTCATAAGGATCCGAACAGGTGAAAGGGGAGATAAAGCTATTTAA
- a CDS encoding ammonium transporter: MDPVLNSGDTAWMLVSTALVMLMTVPGVAMFYGGMVKKENVLNTIFLSLIAFSITSVIWVIYGYPLAFGTDIMGIIGNPTNLLMNGISVDALAPLAPTIPLLVYVAFQMTFAAITVALIAGAVVGRMKFSAWLAFIPLWITLVYLPIAHWVWGGGFLAQLGALDFAGGTVVHLNCGIAALALILLLGKRKDTRLLPHQLGYSVLGAAFLWFGWFGFNAGSALTAGGLAGSAFIVTNTAAAAAMISWMMMDVIKTGKPTLLGAISGAVAGLVVITPAAGFVTVGASIVMGFATSIVSYLAVAYLKPKFGYDDALDVFGIHGISGAFGAVCTGIFAAPFVNSLGTGALYGNPGQIVTQIVAIAVVAAYCFVVTLIIGYVIKKTIGLRVDEKEEIEGLDTNLHEESGYRI, from the coding sequence ATGGATCCAGTTCTTAACTCTGGTGACACCGCGTGGATGTTGGTCTCAACAGCACTGGTCATGTTAATGACAGTTCCTGGTGTGGCAATGTTCTACGGCGGTATGGTCAAAAAGGAAAATGTGTTGAACACAATATTTTTATCACTCATAGCGTTCTCAATAACAAGTGTTATATGGGTAATATATGGTTACCCACTTGCATTCGGTACAGACATAATGGGAATAATTGGTAACCCCACAAATCTGTTGATGAACGGTATAAGTGTGGATGCACTGGCACCTCTGGCACCAACAATACCATTACTGGTATACGTTGCATTCCAGATGACATTTGCAGCCATCACAGTTGCACTGATAGCAGGTGCAGTTGTTGGAAGAATGAAATTCTCAGCATGGCTCGCATTCATACCACTCTGGATAACCCTTGTATATCTACCTATAGCCCACTGGGTATGGGGCGGAGGATTTTTAGCACAGCTCGGTGCACTTGACTTTGCAGGAGGTACAGTTGTTCACCTTAACTGTGGTATAGCAGCACTTGCATTGATTCTACTACTGGGTAAAAGGAAAGACACAAGACTCTTACCTCACCAGCTCGGATACTCAGTACTGGGTGCAGCATTCCTCTGGTTCGGTTGGTTCGGATTCAACGCAGGTTCAGCACTTACAGCTGGAGGCCTTGCAGGTTCAGCATTCATCGTAACCAACACAGCAGCCGCAGCAGCTATGATCTCATGGATGATGATGGATGTAATCAAAACAGGTAAACCAACATTACTCGGTGCAATATCAGGTGCAGTAGCAGGACTCGTTGTTATAACCCCTGCAGCAGGATTCGTAACTGTAGGAGCTTCAATAGTTATGGGTTTCGCAACCTCAATAGTATCATACCTTGCAGTTGCATACCTCAAACCAAAATTCGGATACGACGATGCATTAGATGTATTCGGTATACACGGTATATCAGGTGCATTCGGAGCAGTATGTACAGGTATATTCGCAGCTCCATTCGTGAACTCACTGGGTACCGGTGCTCTCTACGGAAACCCTGGACAGATAGTGACTCAGATTGTGGCAATCGCAGTAGTTGCAGCCTACTGTTTCGTTGTGACCCTCATAATAGGTTACGTGATCAAGAAAACAATTGGACTCAGGGTTGATGAAAAAGAAGAAATCGAAGGACTCGACACCAACCTTCATGAGGAATCAGGTTACAGGATTTAA
- a CDS encoding P-II family nitrogen regulator: MKEITAIIRPDRLEIVKSALEEIHCHGMTVAEVKGRGRQLGVTESYRGSDYRIDLLPKTRLEIIVSDEDVDKVVDTIVKTAQTGDIGDGKIFISPVENVVRIRTGESGDKAV, translated from the coding sequence ATGAAAGAAATAACAGCAATAATACGACCAGACAGGTTAGAAATTGTTAAATCTGCCCTTGAAGAAATTCACTGCCATGGAATGACAGTTGCAGAGGTGAAAGGTAGGGGAAGACAGTTAGGTGTAACTGAAAGTTACAGGGGAAGCGACTACAGAATAGACCTTCTTCCAAAGACCAGACTGGAAATCATAGTAAGTGATGAAGATGTCGACAAGGTCGTTGACACCATCGTGAAAACAGCACAGACAGGAGACATTGGAGACGGTAAAATATTCATATCCCCTGTTGAGAATGTTGTAAGAATAAGAACTGGAGAAAGTGGGGACAAAGCAGTTTAA